Below is a genomic region from Litorilinea aerophila.
CGGCAAAGATGTGCCATTCCCGGGCCGACCAGAGCGCGTCCAGCGCGGCCTGGCCTGCGGCCCGGTGGTCGGGGTGGAGCTGGTAGTGACGCCAGGGGTCGATGGCCATCAAAATGTGGGGCTTGTGACGACGGATGATGGCCGCGAGTTGGTGGCGCAGGGTGAGGGTGTTCTCCAGCAGGCCGTCGGGGTAGCGCAGGAAGAGCACCTCCTTGACCCCCAGCACTGCAGCCGCAGCCCGCTGCTCGGCTTCCCGCCGGGTGGCCAGCTGGCCCGGCCGAATGTTGGGATCCCGGCTCCCCTTGTCCCCGCTGGTCAAGAGGACGTAGGTGATCTCCTTGCCCGCCGCAGCCCACTTGGCGATGGTGCCCCCACAGCCGAATTCTGGATCGTCCGGGTGCGCGGCGATGAGCATGACCCGATCCAGGGATTCTGTCTGTTCGCTCATGGAATCCATCTCTCCCGATCTGTTTGAGGTGGTTTGGTTATGTCTGTGGCAAGTTCATGTCAGGACGATGGAACGGCCTGGAGCCAGGTCGGTGCCTGGAATGGTTGGGGAGCTGACCGGATGGAGAGGCCCGACAGCAACGCCGTCCCTGATTAGGGTAACACCGAATGGCACGGGACACAAAACCAGGGCACCCCGTCCGTGTGC
It encodes:
- a CDS encoding PIG-L deacetylase family protein yields the protein MSEQTESLDRVMLIAAHPDDPEFGCGGTIAKWAAAGKEITYVLLTSGDKGSRDPNIRPGQLATRREAEQRAAAAVLGVKEVLFLRYPDGLLENTLTLRHQLAAIIRRHKPHILMAIDPWRHYQLHPDHRAAGQAALDALWSAREWHIFAEQLDGDEEPWRVKEAYLFWTDQPDYYEDISETIDKRIEALACHVSQVGTDREKLAERIKERSRKTGEEAGCEYAEAFKRFKF